A stretch of the Channa argus isolate prfri chromosome 9, Channa argus male v1.0, whole genome shotgun sequence genome encodes the following:
- the LOC137132863 gene encoding olfactory receptor 11A1-like → MDHKLNETYITLYGHVELNKYRYICFVIMFIVYILVICFNLTIVCFIWIHKNLHEPMYIFIAALLLNAVLFSTNIYPKLLIDFLSDKQIISYSACLLQFFLYYTLTGSESLLLSVMAYDRYVSICKPLQYATIMRKTRVSILLVSAWSVPACHVAVTVILVTQSKTCNFTIQGIFCNNAVYGLQCVQSRALSIYGMVPLLDLVVLPMLFIIFTYTKILVIASQSSREVRHKAAETCSPHLIILISFSGLCIYDIIIARVESNLSPTTHLIMTLQKLVYHPLFNPLIYGLKMKEISKHLKKVFCSV, encoded by the coding sequence ATGGATCATAAACTTAACGAAACTTATATAACTCTTTATGGACATGTGGAGTTGAACAAATAcagatatatttgttttgttatcaTGTTTATAGTATATATTCTAGTAATCTGCTTTAATCTAactattgtgtgttttatctggATTCAcaaaaacctccatgagcctatgtacatcttcattgcagctttgttaCTGAACGCTGTTCTTTTCAGCACCAACATCTACCCAAAGCTTTTGATTGATTTTCTGTCTGACAAACAGATCATATCATATTCAGCCTGTCTCCTTCAGTTTTTCCTGTATTACACTTTAACTGGTTCTGAATCTCTACTGTTGTCAGTCAtggcctatgacagatatgtgtctatatgtaaacctctgcaatatgCAACTATCATGAGAAAAACCAGGGTGAGTATTTTACTGGTTTCAGCTTGGTCTGTACCTGCCTGTCACGTTGCAGTCACAGTTATACTGGTTACTCAGAGTAAAACGTGTAACTTTACTATTCAAggaatattttgtaataatgcAGTTTATGGACTTCAGTGTGTACAGTCCCGAGCACTCAGTATATATGGAATGGTTCCTTTATTAGATCTCGTAGTGCTACCTATGCTCTTTATAATTTTCACATACACAAAGATACTTGTTATAGCTTCTCAAAGTAGTAGAGAAGTCAGACATAAAGCTGCAGAGACCTGTTCACCACATCTGATCATTTTAATTAGCTTCTCTGGTTTGTGTATATATGATATCATCATAGCTCGAGTGGAATCCAACTTATCACCAACTACTCATTTGATCATGACGTTACAAAAACTTGTTTACCATCCTTTGTTTAATCCACTCATATACgggctgaaaatgaaagaaatttccaAACACCTCAAAAAGGTTTTCTGTTCAGTCTAA
- the LOC137132862 gene encoding olfactory receptor 11A1-like, whose protein sequence is MDDKLNETYITLYGHVELNKYRYICFVIMFIVYILVICFNLTIVCLVLIHKNLHEPMYIFIAALLLNAVLYSTNIYPKLLIDFMSDKQIISHSACLLQFFLYYTLTGSESLLLSVMAYDRYVSICKPLQYATIMRKTRVSILLVSAWSVPACHVAVTVILVTQSKMCNFTIYGIFCDGAIYGLQCIQSRALTIYGVIPLLDHVILPMVFVIFTYTKIILIAYQSRGEVRKKAAETCLPHLIVLVSFSGLCVYDIVIARVESHLSTTTRTIMMLQKLVYHPLFNPLIYGLKMKEISKHLRRFFCSV, encoded by the coding sequence ATGGATGATAAACTTAACGAAACTTATATAACTCTTTATGGACATGTGGAGTTGAACAAATAcagatatatttgttttgttatcaTGTTTATAGTATATATCCTAGTAATCTGCTTTAATCTAACTATTGTGTGTCTTGTTTTAATTCACAAAAACCTTcatgagcctatgtacattttcattgcagctttgttaCTGAACGCTGTTCTTTACAGCACCAACATCTACCCAAAGCTGTTAATTGATTTTATGTCTGACAAACAGATCATATCACATTCAGCCTGTCTCCTTCAGTTTTTCCTGTATTACACTTTAACTGGTTCTGAATCTCTACTGTTGTCAGTCAtggcctatgacagatatgtgtctatatgtaaacctctgcaatatgCAACTATCATGAGAAAAACCAGGGTGAGTATTTTACTGGTTTCAGCTTGGTCTGTACCTGCCTGTCACGTTGCAGTCACAGTTATACTGGTTACTCAGAGTAAAATGTGTAACTTTACTATATATGGAATATTTTGTGATGGTGCAATTTATGGACTTCAGTGTATACAATCAAGAGCACTGACTATATATGGAGTGATTCCTTTATTAGATCATGTAATACTCCCTATGGTCTTTGTCAttttcacatacacaaaaataattctCATAGCTTATCAAAGTCGTGGGGAAGTCAGGAAAAAGGCTGCAGagacctgtttacctcacctGATAGTTTTAGTTAGTTTctctggtttgtgtgtttatgatatTGTCATAGCTCGAGTGGAATCTCATTTATCAACAACTACGAGAACAATAATGATGTTACAAAAACTTGTTTACCATCCTTTGTTTAATCCACTCATATACgggctgaaaatgaaagaaatttccaAACACCTCAGAAGATTTTTCTGTTCAGTCTAA